The following coding sequences lie in one Syngnathus scovelli strain Florida chromosome 1, RoL_Ssco_1.2, whole genome shotgun sequence genomic window:
- the LOC125991676 gene encoding secretory phospholipase A2 receptor isoform X3 — MWERLTCFVILISIHWTCITAQVCGFGWLEHEGSCYKRVDAPNGWLGARHHCVLEGGDLVSISSSAEQAFLKKMMKSNEFWLGLSNLKCDVALCNFKDGNLTWSDGETTTYTNWAKAHPRSTSVASCAYVKVLWSYLPWMTVSCTSPLKYVCKRPLKCPAGRTCTPKDSFTAVTTSDCDNGWMQYGNFCYDKVYYPGSWVKGERYCLKKGSHLASVHSEEEVQFMSDFTYHNWIWVGLKVNNNNYEWSDGTDLDYTSRINRRRDGVGLLKPDGTIQLWDDGPYVTDYVMCQKAKRGGLRQLPLVGQPRWTDKCGWWLDDPFNDFCYLINRQPTETWQEAENDCRRFGGNLLSITDFHEQIFVHSFIKALAMDALWLGAKTPLDGAAKWTDGSLIAYVHLIAGDADKGKCLSFLTGSGHWKADTCDKKNGYVCKKRGEALARVPEPKPSSDDANICGLGWLKYDASCYKKVEAPNGWLGAHHHCVWEGGDLLSISSSAEEDFVKKTMMTHFWLGLSNLKCDDIWCRFEDGNLTWSDGETLTHTNWASDQPGSTDVASCAYVKQGTHDQSGKWMSGSCASSLAYVCERPLKCPAGRTCARKGYAFKAVKTSDCSGGDLLYNDYCYHYEGEAKSWEEAEKFCRSRRGHLASIHSKEEAQFVYGHSYTQHSSFVGRKKVEWSDGTEFDYQALENNTVGDCAFPTALGELSSCLCTVTRPFVCKTAKRGGPRQLPPFVGQPDWTDQCGWWLDNPTDDFCYLIVRQPKTWTEAQDECQRLEGHLSSITDFNEQNFLHGYIKALANAPSLWLGANTSIIEDDTKWTDGSPFAYIRSSAGDADASSRKTCLSFLTGSGDWKADRCSHMRGYMCKKTKKGVTAPSPFPLHAKLCDPGWLEYEDRCYKKVEAPNGWLGARRDCVWQGGDLVSITSSAEEDFVKDAMGKKTPFWLGLSTLNCDDVWCDFVGGNLTWSDGKMLTITNWASNQPGSTDVASCVYVNQGAWRQPGKWRSGSCASSLAYMCMRPADFCPDKERCFPKGGSALVATSSCDDGHFLYGDYCYRYEEMLKDCDEAEDFCRAWGGHLASAHSDGEAQFLAAHKQSAMMPLVGQRMGVNGKYYDYSEWDSAPSMDCKRLASNGKLHDVTRNSTRPFFCKKAKHGGPRQLPGGRPAPPPSVSLAGWTDKCGWWLDDPSSDFCYLINRKPKTWNEAQDDCQRQKGNLLSITDSHEQNFVHGYFKALETGPALWLGANETIDLDGGKWADGSPFSYVHFSAGYFKALETGPALSLGANETIELDGGKWDDPFSDVHFSAGDTDGGKCLSFLTGSGHWNVDACDNTNGYVCKKRGNGKPSKPLPPNDGYMKKIVCQEDRGTLKCPEERVIRIRSAFYGRRRSDVCPNGNATDGTCTVDLSFYKTLCDNDHDCTIYLSDSDSCPGVSSIYLHIVYSCEETVCLDSLTTDGSVADSAFSASSSMIKDKLHKAHLGGSGCWLLRKKSGSWIQVNLGQRKKVTALVTQSCNTDVRKRYTVLEMQISIDGKTWYTHPDGQFGLGTRLLATPVFTQYVRLLPVDYRLNDGFRFDVLGCAVDNTAHITCASNFKSLTKFTSSKTVLCPPGCGKAPHIVYGTSIYNQDSNICTAAIHAGIIRNEIGGAVTLLKAPPQNADLIYTENGITLVPYGGKTASYAFAENEPRCLGPDWEEFAGFCYKRLDDQKTWYGAQHACRSVCAELVSIRSEAERDWLQEAINFGTGDAWTGLNDLVVKGRFMWSDRQKVTFTNWAKGDPARLLENCVAMLSQTGKWRKMSCVRLNSFVCKMPTARYPIKMRLASGVAACRDGVRVWNNSQ; from the exons CCAGCTGGGCGGACGTGTACCCCCAAAGACAGTTTTACTGCAGTGACAA CTTCCGACTGTGACAATGGATGGATGCAGTATGGCAATTTTTGCTATGATAAAGTATATTACCCCGGTAGCTGGGTGAAAGGCGAGAGGTACTGTCTCAAGAAGGGAAGCCACCTGGCCAGCGTCCACTCTGAGGAAGAGGTCCAATTCATGTCGG ATTTCACGTATCACAATTGGATTTGGGTGGGACTCAAGGTGAATAACAACAACTACGAGTGGAGTGACGGAACAGATTTG GACTACACCAGCCGGATAAACAGACGACGTGATGGAGTGGGATTGTTAAAACCTGATGGGACAATTCAGTTATGGGATGATGGCCCATATGTCACAGACTACGTTATGTGCCAAAAAG CCAAGCGCGGCGGGCTTCGACAGCTGCCATTGGTTGGCCAACCGC GTTGGACTGACAAATGCGGCTGGTGGCTGGATGACCCCTTCaacgacttctgctacctgatcAACCGGCAGCCCACCGAGACCTGGCAGGAGGCGGAAAATGATTGCCGGCGCTTCGGAGGGAACCTTCTCAGCATCACCGACTTTCACGAGCAGATCTTTGTACACA GTTTCATCAAGGCTCTGGCGATGGATGCTTTATGGTTGGGCGCCAAAACCCCCCTGGACGGAGCTGCCAAGTGGACTGATGGATCACTGATAGCTTACGTCCACTTGATTGCAG GTGACGCCGACAAGGGGAAATGTCTGTCCTTCCTCACCGGCAGCGGCCACTGGAAAGCCGACACGTGCGACAAGAAGAATGGCTACGTGTGCAAGAAAAGAGGAGAAG CTCTTGCACGAGTGCCAGAACCTAAGCCGTCTTCTGACGACG CTAACATCTGTGGTTTGGGATGGCTCAAGTACGATGCCAGCTGCTACAAGAAGGTGGAGGCccccaacggttggctgggggccCATCATCACTGCGTCTGGGAGGGCGGGGACCTGCTCTCCATCTCTTCCTCGGCTGAGGAAGACTTTGTGAAGAAGACCATGATGACCCACTTCTGGCTgggactctccaatctg AAATGCGATGACATCTGGTGTCGCTTTGAAGACGGAAACCTGACTTGGTCCGACGGCGAGACGCTGACACACACCAATTGGGCCTCAGATCAACCTGGGAG CACCGACGTTGCCTCCTGTGCCTACGTCAAACAAGGCACTCATGATCAGTCTGGCAAGTGGATGTCTGGTTCCTGCGCTTCCTCGCTGGCGTACGTTTGCGAGCGGCCGCTGA AATGCCCGGCTGGGCGGACGTGTGCCCGCAAAGGTTATGCCTTCAAAGCAGTGAAGA CTTCCGACTGCAGCGGTGGCGACTTACTGTATAACGATTACTGCTATCATTACGAGGGTGAGGCCAAAAGTTGGGAGGAAGCCGAGAAGTTCTGTCGGTCTCGGAGAGGCCACCTGGCCAGCATCCACTCCAAGGAAGAGGCCCAATTTGTGTATG GTCACTCGTACACCCAACATTCATCTTTTGTGGGACGCAAGAAGGTCGAGTGGAGTGACGGAACAGAATTT GACTACCAAGCGTTGGAAAATAACACCGTGGGAGACTGCGCGTTCCCAACTGCTCTTGGGGAGCTCAGTTCCTGCCTCTGCACAGTAACGCGGCCATTTGTCTGCAAAACAG CCAAGCGCGGAGGACCTCGGCAGCTGCCACCATTTGTTGGCCAACCGG ACTGGACTGACCAATGCGGCTGGTGGCTGGACAACCCCACCgacgacttctgctacctgatcGTCCGCCAGCCCAAGACCTGGACGGAGGCCCAAGACGAGTGCCAGCGGCTGGAAGGACACCTGAGCAGCATCACCGACTTTAACGAGCAGAACTTTCTACACG GTTACATCAAGGCTCTGGCAAACGCGCCCTCTCTGTGGTTGGGTGCTAACACCTCTATCATTGAAGACGACACCAAATGGACTGACGGATCCCCGTTCGCTTACATCCGCTCGAGCGCAG GTGACGCCGATGCCAGCTCTCGGAAAACCTGTCTTTCCTTCCTCACCGGCAGCGGCGACTGGAAGGCCGACAGGTGCTCCCACATGCGAGGCTACATGTGCAAGAAAACGAAAAAGG gagTGACGGCACCTTCGCCGTTTCCTCTCCATG CCAAGCTCTGTGATCCCGGATGGCTCGAGTACGAAGACAGGTGCTACAAGAAGGTGGAGGCccccaacggttggctgggggccCGTCGAGACTGCGTCTGGCAGGGCGGCGACCTGGTCTCCATCACCTCCTCGGCCGAGGAAGACTTTGTGAAGGACGCCATGGGCAAGAAGACCCCCTTCTGGCTGGGACTCTCCACTCTG AATTGCGACGACGTCTGGTGTGACTTTGTGGGCGGAAACCTGACTTGGTCTGACGGCAAGATGCTGACAATCACCAACTGGGCCTCAAATCAACCTGGGAG CACCGACGTTGCCTCCTGCGTCTACGTCAACCAAGGGGCTTGGAGGCAGCCTGGCAAGTGGAGATCTGGCTCCTGCGCTTCCTCGTTGGCGTACATGTGCATGCGGCCGGCGGACT TCTGCCCGGATAAAGAGAGGTGTTTCCCAAAAGGGGGTTCTGCTCTCGTGGCAA CTTCCTCCTGCGACGATGGCCACTTCCTGTATGGCGATTACTGCTATCGTTACGAGGAAATGCTAAAAGACTGCGATGAAGCTGAAGATTTCTGCCGTGCGTGGGGAGGTCACCTGGCCAGCGCCCACTCAGATGGCGAGGCCCAGTTTTTGGCAG CTCACAAGCAATCAGCAATGATGCCTCTTGTGGGACAAAGGATGGGGGTGAACGGAAAATATTAT GACTACAGCGAGTGGGACAGCGCCCCCTCCATGGACTGTAAACGACTGGCATCTAATGGAAAGCTCCATGATGTCACCCGGAATTCCACCAGGCCATTCTTCTGCAAAAAAG CCAAGCACGGAGGGCCTCGACAGCTGCCAGGTGGGCGTCCGGCACCGCCGCCGTCCGTCTCGCTCGCAGGCTGGACTGACAAATGCGGCTGGTGGCTGGACGACCCCTCCAGcgacttctgctacctgatcAACCGCAAGCCCAAGACCTGGAACGAGGCCCAAGACGACTGCCAGCGGCAGAAAGGGAACCTGCTCAGCATCACCGACTCGCACGAGCAGAACTTTGTACACG GTTACTTCAAGGCTCTGGAGACCGGTCCCGCTTTGTGGTTGGGCGCCAATGAAACGATCGATCTTGACGGCGGCAAGTGGGCTGACGGATCCCCCTTCTCTTACGTCCACTTCAGTGCAG GTTACTTCAAGGCTCTGGAGACCGGTCCCGCTTTGTCGTTGGGCGCCAATGAAACGATCGAGCTTGACGGCGGCAAGTGGGATGACCCCTTCTCTGACGTCCACTTCAGTGCAG GTGACACCGATGGGGGCAAATGTCTTTCCTTCCTCACCGGCAGCGGCCACTGGAACGTCGACGCGTGCGACAACACGAATGGCTACGTGTGCAAGAAAAGAGGAAATG GAAAACCGTCAAAACCCCTGCCGCCAAATGACG GCTACATGAAAAAGATTGTCTGCCAAGAGGATCGGGGAACTCTGAAATGTCCCGAAGAACGAGTCATCCGGATCCGGTCAGCCTTCTACGggcggaggcgtagcgatgtctGTCCAAATGGCAACGCAACAGATG GGACATGCACGGTGGACCTCTCTTTCTACAAGACACTGTGTGACAACGATCATGATTGCACCATTTACCTTTCGGATTCAGATTCCTGCCCTGGTGTCTCCTCCATATACTTGCACATTGTCTACAGCTGTGAAGAGACAG TGTGTCTTGACAGTCTGACAACTGACGGGAGCGTCGCAGACTCTGCCTTTTCAGCCTCTTCCTCTATGATCAAGGACAAACTTCACAAAGCGCATCTCGGAGGCAGCGGGTGCTGGTTACTGAGGAAAAAGT CCGGCAGCTGGATCCAGGTGAACCTCGGTCAGAGGAAAAAGGTGACAGCCCTCGTGACCCAGAGCTGTAATACAGACGTTAGGAAACGGTACACCGTACTTGAGATGCAGATCAGCATTGACGGAAAGACTTGGTATACCCACCCAGACGGGCAG TTTGGTTTGGGGACTCGTCTACTAGCCACGCCTGTGTTCACCCAGTATGTCCGCCTCCTGCCAGTCGACTACAGATTGAATGACGGCTTTCGCTTTGATGTCTTGGGGTGCGCCGTTGACAACACCGCTC ACATCACCTGtgccagcaatttcaaaagcctcACCAAGTTCACCAGTTCAAAGAC GGTCCTCTGCCCACCGGGCTGCGGCAAAGCCCCCCACATTGTCTACGGAACATCGATCTACAACCAG GACTCAAACATCTGCACGGCCGCTATTCACGCGGGTATCATTCGGAACGAGATCGGAGGAGCTGTGACTTTGCTGAAGGCGCCGCCACAAAACGCCGACCTCATCTACACCGAGAACGGGATCACTTTAGTTCC ATACGGTGGCAAAACGGCTTCTTACGCCTTTGCTGAGAACG AGCCCAGATGCTTgggacctgactgggaggagTTTGCGGGCTTCTGCTACAAACGTTTGGATGATCAAAAGACATGGTACGGTGCTCAACACGCCTGCAGGAGCGTCTGTGCCGAACTGGTGTCCATACGCTCCGAGGCGGAGCGAGATTGGCTGCAAGAAGCCATTAACTTTG GCACCGGCGACGCGTGGACCGGACTGAACGACCTGGTCGTCAAGGGCAGATTCATGTGGTCGGACCGCCAGAAGGTGACCTTCACCAACTGGGCTAAGGGAGATCCTGCCCGCCTGTTGGAGAATTGCGTGGCCATGTTGAGCCAG ACTGGCAAATGGAGAAAGATGTCCTGCGTGCGACTCAACAGCTTTGTGTGTAAGATGCCCACGGCGCGTTATCCAATCAAAATGCGTCTTGCATCTGGAGTGGCAGCCTGCCGTGATGGCGTCCGGGTGTGGAATAACTCTCAGTGA